The proteins below are encoded in one region of Arenibacter algicola:
- a CDS encoding MGH1-like glycoside hydrolase domain-containing protein, with amino-acid sequence MDFRNVIKCFVAVVLLIGCRNAMKPTERDRQIHALNFSEDILDFRITPKDSTDKSGLMFSDQGAWFGYGLSDSTEFLGDFSGPFLLTQQNGIWSSKSLASIRIVIGGRPVYFKKENIIEQKSYSSHLEQTFRADGVILKSTLIYLNGHTALIKYAFTNKEEFIKQLTYNWTNDPLLTNSLNLVSKGNNLTISSSKSNALGIITFPKPTVVSTSDKGYTTASQELELNPGQTKEIVVAQTFIFPEYSWEEEKKSIENQNFDSIFNARLQEKDSQLKALIENKKPQFKENKYSVVLAKAHLTLQNNWRIAAGQLKHQGLFPSYHYEWFHGFWSWDSWKHAAGLSRFAPDLAKDQVRAMFDYQTDDGFVLDCIYRDTTIENYNYRDTKPPLAAWAVAEIIKRDKDYVFLEEIYPKLIRYHNWWYAKRDHDKDGLCEYGSTDGTVLAAKWESGMDNAIRFDFSEILKNSHGAYSLNQESVDLNSYLYAEKLYLAQLGEILGKNEEAYELMSGASKLKSMIQDQFYDKEDGWFYDTSIDGSHFIKGAGSEGWTALWAEAASVEQAEAVKDKMMDEQKFFTKVPFQTMSKDHPKFDPLNGYWRGPNWLDQAYFGIKGLRNYEYDTEADKATLQIMDGATGLLEKGKSIRENYHPITGEGREAQNFSWSAAHIILMLTED; translated from the coding sequence ATGGATTTTAGAAATGTAATTAAATGTTTTGTTGCTGTAGTATTGTTAATTGGTTGTAGGAATGCTATGAAGCCAACTGAACGCGACAGACAAATCCATGCATTAAATTTCAGTGAAGACATTTTGGATTTCCGAATTACACCAAAAGATTCGACGGATAAATCGGGTCTGATGTTTTCTGATCAAGGGGCTTGGTTCGGTTATGGTTTATCTGATTCAACTGAATTTTTGGGAGACTTTTCCGGGCCTTTTCTATTGACGCAGCAAAATGGAATTTGGTCAAGTAAATCCCTTGCATCGATTAGGATTGTTATCGGTGGACGTCCAGTATATTTTAAAAAGGAAAATATAATAGAACAGAAAAGTTATTCAAGCCATTTGGAGCAAACGTTTAGAGCAGATGGGGTTATACTAAAAAGTACACTTATTTATTTAAATGGTCATACGGCATTGATTAAATATGCTTTCACAAATAAGGAGGAATTCATAAAGCAACTAACTTATAATTGGACCAATGACCCTTTGTTGACCAATAGTTTAAACTTAGTTTCCAAAGGAAATAATCTCACAATAAGTTCAAGCAAATCAAATGCCTTGGGTATTATAACTTTTCCAAAACCTACTGTTGTCAGTACCTCTGATAAAGGTTATACTACAGCATCTCAGGAATTGGAACTTAACCCTGGTCAGACCAAGGAAATTGTGGTTGCACAAACATTTATTTTTCCTGAATATTCATGGGAGGAAGAAAAAAAGTCAATAGAAAACCAGAACTTCGACTCAATTTTTAATGCACGGCTACAGGAAAAAGATAGTCAACTAAAGGCACTTATTGAAAATAAAAAACCACAATTCAAGGAAAATAAATATTCCGTAGTATTGGCCAAAGCTCACCTGACCTTGCAGAACAATTGGCGTATTGCCGCAGGTCAATTAAAACATCAAGGATTGTTTCCGAGCTATCATTATGAATGGTTCCATGGGTTTTGGTCATGGGATTCCTGGAAGCATGCTGCGGGGCTTTCCCGATTTGCCCCCGACCTTGCCAAGGACCAAGTAAGGGCTATGTTCGATTATCAAACGGATGATGGATTTGTGTTGGATTGTATCTACAGGGACACTACTATTGAAAATTATAATTATAGGGATACTAAACCGCCCTTGGCTGCTTGGGCCGTAGCAGAAATTATTAAGAGGGATAAGGATTATGTTTTTTTGGAAGAAATCTATCCCAAGCTTATAAGATACCATAACTGGTGGTATGCCAAACGCGACCATGACAAAGATGGTTTATGTGAATATGGTTCAACCGATGGCACCGTTTTGGCAGCAAAATGGGAAAGTGGTATGGACAACGCAATTCGATTTGATTTCTCGGAAATTTTAAAAAATTCCCATGGAGCGTATTCCCTCAATCAAGAAAGTGTAGACTTGAATTCATATTTGTATGCAGAAAAGCTCTATTTGGCACAATTGGGAGAAATCTTAGGTAAAAATGAAGAGGCATATGAGCTTATGTCCGGTGCTTCAAAGTTGAAAAGTATGATCCAAGACCAATTTTATGATAAGGAGGATGGCTGGTTTTACGATACGAGTATAGACGGTTCCCATTTCATTAAGGGAGCAGGAAGTGAAGGTTGGACGGCCTTATGGGCCGAGGCTGCTTCTGTGGAACAAGCGGAGGCTGTAAAAGATAAGATGATGGATGAACAAAAGTTTTTTACCAAAGTCCCCTTTCAGACCATGTCCAAGGACCACCCCAAATTTGACCCCCTAAATGGGTATTGGCGTGGACCAAACTGGCTGGATCAAGCTTATTTTGGGATTAAGGGACTACGGAATTACGAATACGACACGGAAGCGGACAAGGCAACTCTTCAAATAATGGATGGTGCTACTGGACTTTTGGAAAAAGGGAAATCGATTAGGGAAAATTATCACCCTATAACAGGAGAGGGTAGGGAAGCTCAAAACTTTAGTTGGAGTGCGGCCCATATTATTTTGATGTTGACCGAGGACTAA
- a CDS encoding aminotransferase class III-fold pyridoxal phosphate-dependent enzyme, whose amino-acid sequence MEYSKIRITVDQAIKIALENFNIQGTAKPLPGEIDFNFKIDATDGAEYILKVSRPDENADYLGFQQKLLLYANDQAKDLTVPKVIRDRQGNLISEIKDEYGNIRKVRLLSWISGRVWSTVNPQLDNLRESLGGQCGRLTRALQGFDHPEAHRKFVWDIAEGAWTTDYLHLFRNGDKDVISYFQNQFKQAQTNYSILRKAVVHNDANDNNVIVSQDLVHPKVVSAIDFGDSVYTQIINDLAVACAYAIMGHNDPLEAAIPIVRGYHRSFPLEENELEHLYMAIAMRLVISVTKSAINKKEEPDNTYLLISEKPAWELLRKWKDVNADFAHYSFREACGFTAHPKEETFAAWAKKQNLSLDKLFPTIGSNSIHPLDLSVSSKWIGHEMDFNDLDFFQYKLNKLQHKHPTRILAGGYLEPRPIYTTSSYDKIGNTGRESRSIHLGVDFWLPADTPVHALFDGEVVTAFNDKGDKEYGGLVILKHREEGSEFYTLYGHLSVASATNYEVGTKIKAGDVIGVLGNWPENGNWAPHLHFQIMLSMLQYKIDFPGVAYQSQLAVWKSLCPDPNLLFKTKGLVERQATSNSDIIDYRKQHLGKSLSLQYKVPIKMVRGAGQYLMDQYGRKYLDTVNNVAHVGHEHPDVVRAGQEQMALINTNSRYLHENINELAKELLATLPPELGVLHFVNSGSEANELAIRMVKAATGEKDIIASEVGYHGNTNMCIDISSYKFDGKGGRGAPEHTHIFPLPDAFRGKYRGENTGEPYAEEVKVQIDKIHAKGRGVGAFIIEPIISCGGQIELPEGFLAKAYQYVKEAGGLCISDEVQVGCGRMGSTFWGFQLHGVVPDIVTIGKPLGNGHPLAAVACTQEVAEKFANGMEYFNTFGGNPVSCAIGAEVLRVVKREKLQAHALEVGNYLKKELMDLALNFPIIGDVRGQGLFLGIELVNAKRKPLAAQTDYLANRMKDHGILMSTDGPDNNVLKIKPPMVFSQKNAEELIFYLRKILAEDFMITY is encoded by the coding sequence ATGGAATATAGCAAGATTAGAATAACTGTAGATCAGGCCATAAAAATTGCCCTTGAGAATTTTAACATTCAAGGTACGGCCAAGCCATTGCCAGGGGAAATCGATTTTAATTTTAAGATCGATGCAACGGACGGAGCGGAATATATTTTAAAAGTCTCCCGTCCAGACGAGAACGCGGATTATTTGGGTTTTCAACAGAAATTGCTGCTATATGCCAATGATCAAGCAAAGGATTTAACTGTACCTAAGGTTATTCGGGATAGACAGGGGAATCTGATTTCGGAAATTAAGGATGAATACGGAAATATTAGAAAGGTACGCCTTCTGTCCTGGATATCAGGTAGGGTGTGGAGCACGGTAAACCCACAATTGGATAATCTTCGGGAAAGTCTAGGGGGGCAATGTGGGAGACTTACCCGGGCATTGCAGGGTTTTGACCATCCCGAGGCCCATCGGAAATTTGTTTGGGATATAGCGGAAGGGGCTTGGACAACGGATTATCTCCACCTCTTTAGAAATGGTGACAAAGATGTTATTTCCTATTTTCAAAATCAATTTAAACAGGCACAGACCAACTATTCCATATTACGGAAGGCAGTGGTTCACAACGATGCCAACGACAATAATGTGATTGTTTCCCAGGACTTGGTCCATCCCAAAGTGGTCTCTGCCATAGATTTCGGGGATTCGGTATATACGCAGATAATCAATGACCTGGCCGTGGCCTGTGCCTATGCCATCATGGGGCACAATGATCCGTTGGAAGCGGCAATACCAATTGTACGGGGCTATCACCGTTCATTTCCTTTAGAAGAGAATGAATTGGAACATTTGTATATGGCCATCGCGATGCGCTTGGTGATATCCGTTACCAAATCGGCCATCAATAAAAAGGAGGAACCGGACAATACCTATCTCCTGATAAGTGAAAAACCGGCATGGGAGTTATTGCGGAAGTGGAAGGATGTAAACGCCGATTTTGCGCACTATAGTTTTAGGGAGGCATGTGGATTTACAGCACACCCAAAAGAAGAAACATTCGCGGCATGGGCCAAAAAGCAGAACCTTTCTCTGGATAAACTATTTCCCACTATAGGTTCCAACAGTATACATCCCCTAGATTTAAGTGTGTCCAGTAAATGGATAGGGCATGAAATGGACTTTAATGACCTGGATTTTTTTCAGTATAAGCTCAATAAATTGCAGCACAAACACCCTACAAGAATTTTGGCAGGAGGTTATTTGGAGCCGAGGCCCATTTACACTACATCCTCTTATGATAAAATAGGGAACACCGGAAGGGAGAGCAGGAGTATTCATTTAGGGGTCGATTTTTGGTTGCCGGCAGATACCCCTGTGCATGCCCTTTTTGACGGGGAAGTGGTTACCGCTTTCAATGATAAAGGGGATAAGGAATACGGCGGATTGGTCATTTTAAAACATCGGGAAGAAGGCTCGGAGTTTTATACGCTTTACGGGCATTTGTCCGTGGCCAGTGCTACAAATTATGAGGTTGGAACCAAAATAAAGGCTGGCGATGTCATAGGCGTTTTGGGGAACTGGCCAGAGAACGGTAATTGGGCCCCACATCTACATTTTCAGATCATGCTGTCCATGCTGCAATATAAGATCGATTTTCCCGGAGTGGCATACCAAAGCCAGCTTGCCGTATGGAAAAGTCTTTGTCCGGATCCCAATCTTTTGTTCAAGACCAAGGGTCTTGTGGAAAGGCAAGCTACCTCCAATTCGGACATCATCGACTATAGAAAACAACATTTGGGCAAAAGTCTGAGCCTGCAATACAAGGTGCCCATTAAAATGGTACGTGGGGCAGGACAGTACCTAATGGACCAATACGGAAGAAAATATCTGGACACCGTGAACAATGTGGCCCATGTGGGGCACGAACATCCTGATGTGGTAAGGGCAGGGCAGGAACAAATGGCCCTGATCAATACCAATAGCCGCTATTTGCACGAGAACATAAACGAGCTGGCCAAGGAACTGTTGGCGACCCTGCCACCAGAATTAGGTGTACTCCATTTTGTGAATTCGGGCAGTGAGGCCAATGAGCTGGCCATCCGTATGGTAAAGGCGGCCACTGGGGAAAAGGATATAATTGCCTCCGAAGTAGGCTACCACGGAAATACCAATATGTGCATCGATATAAGTTCCTATAAGTTTGATGGCAAAGGAGGCAGGGGCGCCCCGGAACACACCCATATTTTTCCCTTGCCCGATGCCTTTAGGGGAAAATACCGCGGGGAAAACACAGGCGAACCATATGCAGAGGAGGTGAAGGTGCAAATAGATAAGATTCATGCCAAGGGACGGGGAGTAGGGGCCTTTATCATAGAGCCGATTATTAGCTGTGGGGGACAGATAGAGTTACCGGAAGGATTCTTGGCCAAGGCCTATCAATACGTGAAGGAAGCGGGAGGCCTCTGTATCTCGGATGAGGTGCAGGTAGGTTGTGGGCGTATGGGCAGTACCTTTTGGGGCTTTCAACTACATGGGGTAGTTCCTGATATTGTTACCATAGGCAAACCTTTGGGCAATGGACATCCCCTGGCCGCGGTAGCCTGTACCCAAGAAGTAGCTGAAAAATTTGCCAACGGAATGGAGTATTTTAACACTTTTGGGGGAAATCCAGTTTCCTGTGCCATTGGTGCCGAGGTTCTAAGGGTGGTAAAACGGGAGAAGCTACAGGCACATGCCTTGGAGGTCGGAAACTATCTGAAGAAAGAACTTATGGACTTGGCATTGAACTTTCCAATTATCGGAGATGTAAGGGGACAGGGTCTTTTTTTAGGGATAGAGTTGGTGAACGCTAAAAGGAAACCTTTGGCGGCCCAGACCGATTATTTGGCCAACCGTATGAAGGACCACGGTATTCTTATGAGCACGGATGGCCCGGACAATAATGTATTAAAGATCAAACCTCCTATGGTCTTTAGTCAAAAAAATGCCGAGGAACTTATTTTTTACCTCAGAAAAATTTTGGCCGAAGATTTTATGATAACCTATTAA
- a CDS encoding glycoside hydrolase family 2 TIM barrel-domain containing protein — protein MKLQLLILSFALTFLSCKQNLLPSVPEQLNHHNHKVFEENKLPPRATFFGFENKLKPDKENSRRFLSLNGDWKFNFVKDPRLRPSTFQNVKFDDSDWDTIQVPANWEVEGYDHPIYLDERYPFDAQWPNVPKDYNPVGTYRKEVWLAHEFLTEDVILHFGGAKSAMYVYVNGQYVGYSQGSKTPAEFDITQHLKVGKNIIALQLFRWSDASYLESQDMLRMSGIEREVYLYTRPKVFITDFYAYTNLDDTYTHGIFRDTVFLQNNSKELAQRSLRIELFDGKEIVYRSEEKIQIPPSSKINFQTEKVVENVKKWSAELPNLYQLIISLEDSENSNNNQFVKRNIGFKRVEVKNSQVLINGKQIYIRGVNRHETDPLTGHVVSRASMEKDIKLIKQNNINAVRSSHYPNDPYWLDLCDTYGLYVVDEANIESHPLAIDKNTQIGNEMSWLPAHMMRTQRMYFRDRNHPSIYSWSLGNEAGEGEIFRTMYKWLKDQDDNRIVQYEPAGKEDYTDLYCPMYPKPEYLIEHGNSDSDKPSIMIEYAHAMGNSVGNLQDYWDIIEKYPNLQGGYIWDWVDQSLEYLDKDGKPYFAYGHDYHPDLPTDGNFLNNGLVDPYRNPHPHLTEVKKVYEPVQFEYLEKGIIEIENKNFFADLSDKELKIKILKNGVEVFQDSEKNLDVAPQESRKIQINNFPDINDSAKEYILEISLVHKNNSPLIPQGYEVAWDQFVLQKGAFGPAPTTAGTMMTIKESGETIIMANDEVHLEINGKSGEIISWIFKGNNITDQSIRPNFWRPPTDNDLGNGMHEWAKIWQDASYNYTARLLAQPSISNTGIEFKVAYMLPNNEAEVTADYKIFATGTLSINYYFEPNHKSLPVIPRLGMYLILPKDYTEVSWYGKGPTESYWDRKTGLKIGIHKGKVEDQFHRYMRPQETGNKTEVRWMQLTSNELILTLESNVLLNSSVWPFGMKEIDFKSDQAGVSASGLVPVTKRHGADIKLGKSVQWNIDLLQMGVGGDNSWGSKVHDEYTIHPIPYSYSFSIEPTIR, from the coding sequence ATGAAATTACAACTTCTAATATTATCTTTTGCGCTCACTTTTTTGAGCTGCAAACAAAATCTATTGCCCTCTGTTCCAGAGCAATTAAACCATCACAATCATAAGGTTTTTGAGGAAAACAAATTACCACCTAGAGCTACTTTTTTTGGATTTGAAAATAAGTTAAAACCGGATAAGGAAAACTCAAGGCGTTTTTTGAGTTTAAATGGCGACTGGAAATTCAATTTTGTAAAAGACCCCAGGCTAAGACCTAGTACTTTTCAAAATGTAAAATTTGATGATAGTGATTGGGATACAATCCAAGTTCCCGCCAATTGGGAAGTGGAGGGTTACGATCATCCCATTTACTTGGATGAGCGTTATCCGTTTGATGCTCAATGGCCCAATGTGCCCAAGGATTACAACCCTGTGGGGACCTATCGCAAGGAAGTTTGGCTCGCCCATGAATTTTTGACGGAGGACGTTATTCTGCATTTTGGAGGGGCCAAATCTGCCATGTATGTATATGTCAATGGTCAATATGTGGGCTATTCCCAAGGTAGCAAGACACCAGCCGAATTCGATATTACCCAGCATTTAAAGGTTGGAAAGAATATTATCGCCTTGCAATTATTTAGGTGGAGTGATGCCAGTTATTTGGAAAGCCAGGATATGTTACGGATGAGCGGTATTGAAAGGGAAGTTTATCTTTATACCAGACCAAAGGTATTTATAACAGATTTTTACGCATATACCAATTTGGACGACACTTATACCCATGGAATATTTAGGGATACGGTGTTTCTTCAAAATAACTCTAAAGAATTGGCGCAAAGAAGCTTACGGATAGAACTTTTTGATGGTAAGGAGATAGTGTACAGATCTGAGGAAAAAATCCAAATTCCACCCTCATCCAAGATTAATTTTCAAACAGAAAAAGTTGTTGAAAATGTAAAAAAATGGTCAGCCGAACTACCCAATCTGTACCAACTTATTATTTCTTTGGAAGATTCTGAGAATTCCAATAACAATCAGTTCGTAAAACGTAATATTGGTTTTAAAAGGGTAGAAGTCAAGAACAGTCAAGTTCTTATAAACGGAAAGCAGATTTATATACGAGGTGTCAATAGACATGAAACCGACCCTTTGACAGGGCATGTAGTATCCAGGGCATCAATGGAAAAGGATATTAAGCTCATAAAGCAGAATAATATTAATGCCGTGCGCAGCTCACATTACCCAAACGATCCCTATTGGTTAGATCTGTGTGATACTTATGGTTTGTATGTGGTTGATGAAGCCAATATAGAAAGCCACCCATTGGCCATTGATAAGAATACCCAGATAGGAAATGAAATGAGTTGGTTACCTGCACATATGATGCGTACCCAACGCATGTATTTTCGTGATAGAAACCACCCCTCCATATACTCTTGGTCTTTGGGGAATGAAGCTGGGGAAGGGGAGATTTTTAGAACTATGTACAAATGGTTAAAAGATCAGGATGATAATAGAATAGTGCAATATGAGCCTGCCGGAAAGGAGGATTATACAGATTTGTACTGTCCAATGTACCCGAAACCCGAATATCTAATTGAACATGGAAATTCGGATTCGGACAAGCCGTCAATAATGATCGAATACGCACACGCCATGGGCAATTCTGTAGGTAATTTGCAGGACTATTGGGATATTATTGAAAAATACCCTAATCTACAGGGTGGGTATATTTGGGATTGGGTGGATCAAAGTCTAGAATATTTGGATAAGGATGGTAAACCCTATTTCGCTTATGGACATGATTACCATCCCGATTTACCAACAGACGGGAATTTTTTGAACAATGGATTGGTAGATCCATATCGTAATCCACATCCTCATCTTACAGAAGTTAAAAAGGTATATGAGCCAGTTCAGTTTGAATACTTGGAAAAAGGAATTATTGAGATAGAGAACAAAAATTTCTTTGCTGATTTGTCGGATAAAGAGTTGAAAATTAAAATTCTCAAAAATGGAGTAGAGGTATTTCAAGACTCTGAGAAAAATTTGGATGTAGCACCGCAGGAATCTAGAAAAATTCAAATTAATAATTTTCCTGATATCAATGATTCAGCCAAGGAATACATACTCGAAATAAGCCTTGTTCATAAAAATAATTCGCCCTTAATACCACAAGGTTATGAGGTGGCGTGGGATCAATTTGTACTTCAGAAGGGTGCATTTGGTCCAGCACCAACAACTGCTGGTACAATGATGACTATCAAAGAATCTGGAGAAACCATAATTATGGCCAATGACGAGGTCCACTTGGAAATTAATGGCAAAAGTGGAGAAATTATATCATGGATCTTTAAAGGGAACAATATTACAGACCAATCCATTCGTCCCAATTTTTGGAGGCCACCAACCGATAATGATCTAGGCAACGGTATGCATGAATGGGCCAAAATATGGCAGGATGCTAGCTATAACTATACAGCTAGATTATTAGCGCAGCCTTCAATATCCAATACAGGAATCGAATTTAAAGTCGCTTATATGTTGCCGAACAATGAGGCCGAAGTTACAGCCGATTATAAAATTTTCGCAACCGGCACTTTGAGCATAAACTATTATTTTGAACCTAACCATAAAAGTCTACCCGTTATTCCAAGATTGGGAATGTACTTGATACTGCCAAAAGATTACACCGAAGTGTCTTGGTATGGAAAAGGGCCTACCGAAAGTTATTGGGACAGGAAAACCGGACTTAAAATTGGCATCCACAAAGGAAAGGTTGAAGATCAATTCCATAGATATATGCGGCCTCAGGAAACTGGAAATAAAACAGAGGTTCGCTGGATGCAATTGACTTCAAATGAGTTGATCTTGACTCTGGAAAGCAATGTTTTGTTGAATTCCAGTGTTTGGCCTTTTGGAATGAAAGAAATAGACTTTAAAAGTGATCAAGCAGGAGTGTCAGCTTCAGGATTGGTTCCTGTTACCAAAAGACATGGTGCGGATATTAAGTTGGGAAAGTCTGTACAATGGAATATAGATCTGTTGCAAATGGGAGTAGGTGGAGATAATTCATGGGGAAGCAAGGTACATGACGAATATACGATTCATCCCATACCTTATAGTTACTCGTTTTCCATAGAACCAACTATAAGATAG
- a CDS encoding APC family permease, with protein sequence MTEKEEGLKRKIGTWGLSANLINIMIGAGIFVLPAIVAAGLGSASVLAYLFCGLLIALVMLCFAEIGSKITQTGGAYAYIERTFGKYLGFIAAILFLVATISADAAVANTIVDILGTLNPIFEVRIIKIFFFLVLFSGLGYINIIGVKEGIRLVKFITIAKIAPLLVLICLSWSNVEIVNLAWDNTPTVMDVGEISLILFFAFQGAESGLSVSGEVRYPNRTIPRAILISITVVLLLYILIQTAAQGILGDTLSDFKENPLGEVASKIFGPIGFTLITIGAVVSMFGNLSSEILSMPRLLFRAAKDNVIPIKLASRVHEKFATPYLAIIMYVGLCFLFASIGGFRQLAIISSASILLIYLGVALAVIKLRKSGGGVVRSNSFRIPGGYLVPIIAVLVILFFLSNLSFNELFALGIFIGVLSIIYYIIDNVSHNKEGN encoded by the coding sequence ATGACTGAAAAAGAAGAGGGGTTAAAAAGAAAAATAGGAACATGGGGTCTTAGTGCCAATTTGATAAACATCATGATAGGTGCGGGCATATTTGTATTGCCAGCAATTGTCGCGGCCGGACTGGGATCTGCAAGTGTTCTTGCCTATCTTTTTTGTGGTTTATTAATTGCTTTGGTAATGCTATGTTTTGCGGAAATAGGAAGTAAAATAACCCAAACAGGTGGAGCCTATGCATATATAGAACGAACCTTTGGCAAGTATTTAGGATTTATAGCAGCCATTCTTTTTTTAGTGGCAACCATATCTGCAGATGCTGCAGTGGCCAATACAATAGTGGATATATTGGGTACCTTAAACCCAATATTTGAGGTGAGAATTATAAAAATTTTCTTTTTTCTCGTTCTTTTTTCAGGTTTAGGTTATATCAATATCATTGGGGTGAAAGAAGGCATACGATTGGTGAAATTCATAACCATAGCCAAAATAGCTCCCTTATTGGTATTGATATGTTTATCATGGAGCAATGTGGAAATTGTAAATCTTGCGTGGGATAATACGCCAACTGTAATGGATGTGGGAGAGATATCTTTGATACTATTCTTTGCTTTTCAGGGTGCGGAATCCGGCCTTTCAGTCAGCGGTGAGGTAAGGTACCCCAATAGGACTATTCCTAGGGCAATACTTATAAGTATAACAGTAGTCTTACTTTTATATATTTTGATTCAAACAGCCGCGCAGGGAATATTGGGAGATACATTGTCCGATTTTAAAGAAAATCCATTGGGAGAAGTGGCAAGCAAAATATTTGGCCCAATTGGTTTCACATTGATCACTATAGGGGCCGTAGTTTCCATGTTCGGAAATTTGAGTAGCGAAATATTAAGTATGCCCAGGTTGCTCTTTAGGGCCGCAAAGGATAATGTAATACCAATAAAATTGGCATCTAGAGTACATGAAAAATTTGCCACTCCTTATCTAGCAATTATAATGTATGTTGGGCTTTGTTTTTTATTTGCTTCAATTGGGGGGTTTAGGCAGTTGGCCATTATATCCAGCGCGTCTATTTTACTAATATACCTGGGAGTAGCATTGGCAGTGATTAAATTGAGGAAATCGGGTGGGGGAGTTGTCCGTTCAAATTCCTTCAGAATACCTGGAGGATATCTTGTCCCAATTATAGCTGTTCTGGTTATTTTATTCTTTTTGTCCAATCTGTCATTTAATGAATTATTCGCCCTTGGCATTTTTATTGGGGTATTATCCATAATCTATTATATTATTGATAATGTAAGTCATAATAAAGAAGGGAATTAA
- a CDS encoding tyrosine-type recombinase/integrase, which produces MNGHLKTIAKDAGIEEHFTTYTNNHSWATIAKFMGIPTEVISEGLGHNSLKTTQIYLKSFTNHVLDEANELVVS; this is translated from the coding sequence ATGAACGGCCATCTCAAGACTATTGCTAAGGATGCAGGTATCGAAGAACATTTTACCACCTATACCAATAACCATTCCTGGGCCACCATAGCCAAATTCATGGGGATACCCACAGAGGTAATCAGTGAAGGATTGGGTCACAACTCCCTTAAAACAACACAGATCTACTTAAAGAGTTTCACCAACCATGTATTGGATGAGGCCAATGAGCTTGTTGTATCCTAA